Proteins co-encoded in one Euleptes europaea isolate rEulEur1 chromosome 1, rEulEur1.hap1, whole genome shotgun sequence genomic window:
- the LOC130476959 gene encoding zinc finger protein 271-like: MPAGRSRSKPILHVLNNKNTSKRHLTCSECGKSFSNTSNLIAHERIHTGEKPYKCSDCGKTFGKKSTLITHERIHTEEKPYECSVCGRSFSQTSSLIAHERIHTEEKPYECSECGKSFSLKSSLVAHERIHTGEKPYKCSDCGKSFSQKSALIAHVRTHRGEKPYTCSVCRKSFSQSSNLIAHERIHTGEKPYQCSNCGRSFNCSSSLIRHQRIHTEDKPYECSDCGKSFSCSSSLIRHQRTHTGEKPYKCTDCGKTFSVSSQLSVHQRTHTGEKPYKCLDCGKSFSVRSSLSAHKRIHTGEKPYKCTDCPKSVYLRSSLNAHRRIHGGKKPYDCADCGKSFTCSSNLIRHQRIHTGEKPYNCTDCGKSFTLSSNLIAHQRTHTGEKPYQCSDCGKFFSVSSQLNVHQRIHTGEKPFECSDCGKSFTCSSGLIRHQRTHTGEKPYQCSDCGKRFNLSSNLITHQKTHRGEKPYKCVYCGESFNNQASLVRHQRIHTGEKPHTYMDCGKSFNKRSNLITHQRIHTGEKPYRCVDCGKSFSLSSSLVRHQRIHTGEKPYQCSVCERSFNQKPSLIVHERTHQREKPYKCSACEKSYSHVTSLMAHEKIHREEKPYKCAECGKRFSFSSQLITHQRIHAEEKPYKCSVCERGFSRPSSLVVHERIHTGEKPYKCVDCEKSFPSNSSLVRHQLTHSEEKLGACSDCGKNFTVRSGLQRMQAGGKRPQCVDCEKRFSLGSAVISQESSCTEERLSNKLGRGQHYTIKAIDPMAILTEGPSFRQCPQSTHYQINYVGWE; encoded by the exons ATGCCTGCAGGAAGGAGTCGAAGTAAGCCAATTCTTCATGTGCTGAATAATAAAAACACCAGCAAGAGACACTTGACATGCagtgagtgtgggaaaagcttcagcaacACCTCTAACTTGATTGCTCACGAGaggatccacacaggagagaagccgtacAAGTGCTCTGATTGCGGGAAGACATTTGGGAAGAAATCGACGCTCATTACCCATGAGAGGatccacacagaggagaaaccatatgaatgttCTGTCTGTGGGAGGAGCTTCAGCCAAACCTCCAGCCTCATTGCCCACGAGAGAATCCATACGGAAGAAAAACCATACGAGTGTtcagaatgtgggaagagcttcagtttGAAATCAAGCCTGGTTGCCCatgagagaatccacacaggagagaagccctaCAAGTGCTCagactgtgggaaaagcttcagccagaAATCTGCCCTCATTGCACATGTGAGGACACACAGAGGCGAGAAACCCTACACGTGCTCAGTATGTAGGAAAAGCTTCAGCCAGAGCTCGAACCTTATCGCTcatgaaagaatccacacaggagagaagccgtacCAGTGCTCTAACTGCGGGAGGAGCTTCAACTGCAGCTCCAGCCTTATTAGACACCAGAGGATTCACACTGAGGACAAACCGTATGAGTGTTCagactgtgggaaaagcttcagctgtagTTCTAGCCTCATTAGACATCAGAGGACCCACACAGGCGAGAAGCCCTACAAATGCACGGACTGCGGCAAAACTTTTAGCGTCAGCTCCCAGCTTAGTGTCCATCAGAGGAcccacacgggagagaagccatacaaatgcttggactgtgggaaaagcttcagtgtgAGATCGAGCCTCAGTGCCCacaagagaatccacacaggtgagaaaccttataaatgtacAGACTGTCCGAAGAGCGTCTACTTGAGATCTAGTCTCAATGCACACAGGAGAATCCATGGAGGGAAAAAGCCGTATGACTGTGCAGACTGCGGGAAGAGCTTCACTTGCAGCTCAAACCTCATCAGGCACCAGAGGATCCATACGGGTGAGAAGCCATACAACTGCACagattgtgggaaaagcttcacgtTGAGTTCCAACCTTATTGCCCATCAGAGAACGCATACAGGAGAAAAGCCGTACCAGTGCTCGGACTGTGGCAAATTCTTCAGCGTGAGTTCTCAGCTCAATGttcaccagagaatccacacgggagagaaaccttttgagtgctcagactgtggcaagagcttcaCTTGTAGTTCGGGCCTTATTAGACATCAGAGgactcacacaggagagaaaccttatcaGTGCTCAGACTGTGGTAAAAGGTTCAATCTGAGTTCGAATCTCATTACACACCAGAAGACCCACAGAGGAGAGAAACCGTACAAATGTGTGTACTGTGGGGAAA GCTTTAATAACCAAGCCAGTCTGGTGaggcaccagagaatccacacgggagagaaaccaCACACTTATAtggattgtgggaaaagcttcaataAGCGTTCAAATCTCATTACCCACCAGAggatccacactggagagaagccGTACAGGTGCGTGGATTGCGGGAAAAGTTTCAGTTTGAGCTCGAGCCTCGTCaggcaccagagaatccacacaggggagaagccgtaccAGTGTTCGGTCTGTGAGAGAAGTTTCAATCAGAAACCCTCCCTCATCGTTCACGAGAGAACTCACCAGCGAGAGAAGCCATACAAGTGCTCAGCATGCGAGAAAAGCTACAGTCACGTCACCAGCCTGATGGCGCACGAGAAAATCCACCGGGAAGAGAAGCCGTACAAATGTGCCGAGTGTGGGAAAAGGTTCAGCTTCAGCTCGCAGCTCATCACGCACCAGAGGATCCATGCGGAGGAGAAGCCGTACAAGTGCTCGGTGTGCGAGAGGGGCTTCAGCCGGCCCTCCAGCCTCGTGGTACACGAGAGGATCCACACGGGCGAGAAGCCGTACAAGTGCGTGGACTGTGAGAAAAGCTTCCCTTCCAACTCGAGTCTGGTGAGGCACCAGCTGACCCACTCGGAAGAGAAACTGGGTGCCTGCTCAGATTGTGGGAAAAACTTCACTGTCCGCTCAGGCCTACAGAGAATGCAGGCAGGAGGGAAACGGCCTCAGTGCGTAGACTGTGAGAAACGGTTCAGCTTGGGCTCTGCTGTTATCTCCCAAGAGAGCTCTTGTACGGAGGAGAGACTTTCCAACAAGCTGGGCAGGGGACAGCATTACACCATCAAAGCTATCGATCCCATGGCAATACTAACAGAGGGTCCTTCCTTTCGGCAATGCCCTCAGTCCACTCATTATCAAATAAACTACGTAGGATGGGAGTGA
- the LOC130476697 gene encoding zinc finger protein 397-like, translated as MADEKGKSPSDALQLQVLLEEGVKAREQLQEEGQGGLEHGVASKRPKTTSREFNTGSEQELVKREIPEQDMSQPSGRLPKPFTSPEFQKPVQFPRPRWRNPEPQQPALWDNAKIFLASFEGMANVYQRSQGLADLSGEVQGDFRKMDTRSVEDYCNVREDLLQEGLLTTDMQRTLFREFRYQEDAGPREVCSRLWYLCHRWLKPERHTKEQILELVILEQFLAILPLEIQGWVKGGRPQTCDQAVALAEDFLQRLKEAGQLEQEGAGPIPEVAESIPTTEHPSPATGEKQLCIKAKKEGDRETSTEGDGWVTKNKEDKPPLGEPELLAKHGTSLEKPTWHQEDGETSVSQDRLQKERKNYLDPRMGVFFPYLEEGGDLNQTRVVKRRRRSRGAKVCTVCGRNFSRTTVLVAHQRTHTGEKPFMCKDCGKCFSLKSTLVAHERTHTGERPYTCSQCGKSFTVSSDLTRHYRIHIGEKPFNCLECDKSFSRKTQLLNHQKVHTREKPYKCSQCGESFSRRSSLMIHEGSHTGEKPFKCPDCDKSFNTSSQLVKHHRVHTGERPYTCSECGKSFSQRQILMVHQRIHTGEKPFKCATCGKCFCDRAVLIRHQKVHTGERPHQCATCGKSFSHRAVLVRHQKIHTRETLGVLRLEEGQSNEAL; from the exons ATGGCGGACGAGAAGGGGAAATCTCCGAGTGATGCTCTCCAGCTCCAAGTGTTGTTAGAAGAAGGGGTAAAGGCCAGAGAGCAGCTACAAGAAGAAGGCCAAGGTGGACTTGAACATGGGGTGGCATCCAAGAGACCAAAAACAACCTCTCGTGAATTCAACACAGGGAGTGAACAGGAGCTGGTGAAGAGGGAGATCCCAGAGCAGGATATGAGCCAGCCAAGTGGGAGGCTGCCGAAACCTTTCACGTCACCTGAGTTCCAGAAGCCAGTTCAGTTCCCTCGGCCAAGATGGAGAAATCCAGAACCACAGCAACCTGCACTTTGGGATAACGCAAAGATTTTTCTGGCCTCCTTTGAGGGGATGGCCAATGTTTACCAGAGGTCCCAAGGGCTGGCGGACCTCAGTGGAGAAGTCCAAGGGGACTTCAGAAAGATGGACACCAGaagtgtggaggattactgcaaTGTGAGGGAAGACCTCTTACAAGAGGGCTTGCTCACGACAGATATGCAGCGGACACTCTTCAGGGAGTTCCGATACCAGGAGGACGCAGGGCCCCGCGAGGTCTGCAGCCGCCTCTGGTACCTCTGCCACcggtggctgaagccagagaggcaTACCAAGGAGCAAATCCTGGAGCTGGTGAtcttggagcagttcctggccatccTACCACTGGAGATCCAAGGCTGGGTGAAGGGGGGTCGTCCTCAGACTTGCGACCAGGCGGTAGCGCTGGCCGAAGATTTCCTGCAGAGACTAAAAGAGGCTGGGCAGCTGGAGCAGGAG GGGGCAGGACCGATCCCGGAGGTGGCTGAAAGCATCCCCACCACTGAGCACCCTTCACCTGCCACTGGAGAGAAGCAGTTGTGCATCAAGGCTAAGAAGGAAGGTGACAGGGAGACCAGCACGGAAG GTGACGGGTGGGTGACAAAGAACAAAGAAGATAAACCTCCACTAGGAGAGCCTGAACTACTGGCGAAGCATGGGACATCCTTGGAAAAACCCACCTGGCACCAAGAGGACGGAGAAACGTCTGTGAGTCAGGATCGCTtgcagaaggagaggaagaactATCTAGATCCGAGAATGGGTGTCTTTTTTCCGTACTTAGAAGAAGGCGGGGACTTGAACCAAACCAGAGTGGTAAAGAGAAGGCGTAGAAGCCGAGGGGCAAAGGTCTGCACCGTATGCGGGAGAAACTTCAGCCGGACCACCGTTCTTGTTgcgcatcaaagaacccacactggagagaagccCTTCATGTGCAAGGACTGTGGGAAGTGCTTCAGCTTGAAATCCACCCTTGTGGCGCACGAAAGGACCCACACGGGGGAGAGACCCTACACGTGCTCAcaatgtggaaaaagcttcacgGTGAGCTCAGACCTGACTAGACACTACAGGATCCATATTGGAGAGAAGCCCTTTAACTGCTTGGAGTGTGACAAAAGCTTCAGTCGGAAAACACAACTTCTCAACCATCAAAAAGTGCACACGAGAGAGAAGCCCTACAAATGCTCGCAGTGCGGGGAGAGCTTCAGCCGGCGCTCCAGCCTTATGATCCACGAAGGGTcccacacgggagagaagccatttaaatgTCCAGATTGCGACAAATCCTTCAACACCTCCTCTCAGTTGGTCAAACACCACCGCGTGCACACAGGGGAGAGACCGTACACCTGCTCGGAatgcgggaaaagcttcagccagaGGCAAATCCTGATGGTGCACCagcgaatccacacaggagagaagcccttCAAGTGCGCCACCTGTGGGAAATGCTTCTGTGACCGTGCTGTCCTCATTAGGCACCAGAaagtccacacaggggagaggcCTCATCAATGCGCAACCTGCGGGAAAAGTTTTTCTCACCGCGCTGTCCTCGTTCGGCATCAGAAAATCCACACGAGAGAAACTTTGGGCGTGCTTAGATTGGAGGAGGGACAATCGAACGAAGCCCTGTAA